In Candidatus Contubernalis alkalaceticus, the genomic window AAACAGATACTTGCTCATGGCATCATTGACCGAAATCATAGGGAATTTCAAATGGCCGGCTTTATCCCTGGCCTTCATACGTATAACCCCGGTAGTAGTTTCCTCACATCCCCCTATAACCTGGGGTATATATTCCGGATATCTTTCGTGAATCATGTGAATAACATCCCCGCCATCGTCCAATATAATGTTGGGCTCAGCTTTGATTAATTCCTCTAAAAAATGTAGATATTCATCCTCACTACAGCCGTACTTTGCAAATACAGCTACTCCCCTCCGGGCGATGGCCTGGGCTACATCGTCCTGGGTAGATAAAGGATTACTGCCGGCCAAAAAAACTTCTGCACCTCCAGACTGGAGGACTTCACAAAGACGGGCAGTCTTAGCCTCCAAATGGATACATACCGCAATTTTAATTCCTTTAAAGGGTTTTTCCCTCAAAAAACGTTCCTCAATCACCTGTAAAACCGGCATATGCTTACCTGCCCAATTAAGCTTTTGATCCCCTGTAGTTAACACCAGTTCCTTCATTGTTTACCTTCATCCTTGCATAATATATTTAGGTTTTTTAGGTTACCTATAAACCTTGTTATCCCTTTAGAGTTTTCCCAAACTTACCGTAAAAAGAGAGATATGGGCTTAATCATGTAATCTTCCCTATGAGATGTATCATATACCGCTATCTACCTTTAGCCATCTATCCTTTTACTATAATTAAAGAGTTTTGAATCATTACAATTATTTTATACCAATTGGTGATTTATGGCTATATTCTTCTGTGTATTATTTCTGTTTGGAAGTTGGATAGCAGACAATTTTAATAATTTGTTCAGAGATAATCAGGTATTCATAGAGGAAATATTTGAAAACTTGTAGAACAGTAATAAAGAAATCCATCATGTCTACAATCCTGACATTATCTATTCATAGTTTTTAACTTCTTCTTCCATAAGTATTAGCTGATAAATTCAAAAAGCCCTTATTTATGTTTATCAAAAAAAGGCCTGAAGAAGTACAAGAAGAGCGGCAAAAATAAAAAGGAGAAAGAAATGACCCCCAAAATTTTAGAAAGAAAAAATAAGTTTACTGCAAAAAGATGTTTTTGCTTTGCCTTGACTTTATGTCTCTTAGTTTTAGCCGGGACCTATATATTGGGCTGTAGGAGTCTTACGGAAATAGTATACATCGATTCTGACGGCATTCACGGCCCCCAGGACAAACGGGAAAAAATAGAGGGAGACCTGACCATCAAGGCAGCAGATGTAACCCTTAGGAATACAGATATTACCGGGAATCTCTACCTGTCGGCAAAAACAGCAGGAGAAAGTTTGATTCTGCAAAATGTTAACGTTTCCGGTGTTCTGGCCATTACAGGCAGCGTGAAAAATTTAGTATTAGAGGACTCTTTCATTGATAGGCTGTATCTCAACGCCCGGGAAGGAAGTACAAATATACAGGCTCGGGGCAGCACTTATGTTAAGGTAACCACCTTGGGAAGTGGGGCAACGCTTACAGAGGATAATCTAACTACAGAAACCGGCATAGGTTTCAGCAACTTAATAGCAGCTACCAGTGAAAAAATAGAAACAGCAGCTGATTGTAATAGTATTTCTATAAAAAATAAAAACGCAAACTTAATTGTTTCAAGGGGAATGATAATACTTTTAAAAATAGAGGAGCATACAGAAGGTGCCTTTGTTAGTCTCCTGGAGCAGGCTGCAGTAGAAAGGCTTATTATTAATTCCAAGGCTGAAATAACAGGAAATGGGACTGTTAATCTGGCTATCATTAATGTAAACGGAGTTACCCTGGAACATCCTCCTATAAGTCATCATCAAGCAGAGGGAGTCCAGGTTGCTATACCCATTCAGAAACCTGCTTCTCCTATTAATTTCAAGTCCAGTTATAACAGCACCGATGAAAACGTATATTTGAGCTGGGAAAGAGGCGGTGAAACATCACCCCGTTACTACCTTTTCCGTTCCCATGAACAAGGCAAAAAACGTTTAATAAAAATTCTTTCAGGCCTTGAGTATCTAGACGAACACAATTTTATTGCTGCCAGCACCTATACGTATACCCTTATCGTTTTTAACGGCAAGGGTGTCTATTCCTCCCCGGTTACCACCAGCGTCAATATTCCGGAACCTGAACCAGAGCCTGAACCGGAGCCGGAACCTGAACCAGAGCCGGAACCAAGGCCTGCCCCAAGGCCGGAGCCGCAACCGGAGCCGCAACCTGAACCACAACCGGAACCTGAGCCGGAGCCGGAACCACCAGGGCCGGAACCGGAACCTGAGCCGGAGCCGGAACCACCAGGGCCGGAACCACCGGGATCGGGGCCGGGATAAAAAAATCAATACCGCCAAAGAAGTCAGCAGCCCTACGGGCTGCTGACTTCTTAATTTAGGGAAGGCTCTGCTTTTTCTGTAAGCTTCGTGTCATCAGCCCAAAAATGTTTTTTAAAATTATTCTGAATTAATCACACCCATGCACTTTTGGGCAAAATCTATGTAATAATTTAAAATATCTTTTACTTTTTGATGTTCCTCAACACTCATGCCTCTTAAATCTGTGCTGCCAAAATGACTCATAAGCATCTTGTTTATTCTTCTTCCACTGTAACCAAAGCTCTGCAAAACTCCAATCAATTCCTCCACAGAAAGGTTATTATTATGGGCCAAAACAATCATCCTCCCCAACTCAAAGATCAAATTAAAATAAAAAGCCAGGCTCCAATATATTAATTTTTGGCAGCCTGGCAGTCATCCCCCGATTACTTCGAGGCTATAGACCCATAGCTTTGCGTCACCATCTTTCAATGGTTTTGCCCTTATCTATTTGTATTCATTTTCTTATAGATTATTATTCCATCTTAACAATAGATTTCCCTTTAAATACCTTTTAATTTTTTTATAAATATTGCAAAAAAAGTAAACCCCTTTACAGTTAAGGCGAATATTTAATTGTCAGGTCCTTTGCTTCCGTAGGGTCAATTAAATCAGCTCTTCGCAGGTAGTTGCGCATAAGAACATACCAGTATTCAGTGGAATTAGATACTTGAGTAAGTGGACCGGTAACAACTTGATTGTTTTTATCAAATCCTAAATAAATTTCTAAGTGCAGCATGGAAAGCCCATCGAGATTATTAGGAATAATACATCCAATTAAATCTCCCTGCTTAACAGCAGTCCCTATATTAACTTGAGGATTGATTTCACCATAACGAATAACGGTACCGTCAGTGTTTTTTACCTCCACCGCCTGGGTACCAGCATAAAAATTATAAATGTTGATAACTGTACCATCAGTCATAGCTATTACCTGTGTGCCCGGATCTGCTATAAAATCTATTCCGGCATGCGCGCTGTTTCCCCTGGGGGCGCCAAACTGCCTTCCCCCAATGGTAGGATCATGCCTCATGTCCCAACCATTTTTAAGAGGATGAATCCATGTGCTTTTTCTGCTTTCCCAGAAATGAGGATCTGTTCCCGGGCTCTCTTCTGCTGGAAGAGTAAAAGGCCTGTAGGCTCCGTAATAAGTTATTAAGCCACCGGCCATATCTATGGCATGTACAACAATTTCGTAATCTCCATTATCCAGGGGCTTAATGAAAGACGGAGAAACCTGATACGGATTAGAGGCGTTCAGTTCATTATAATTATTATCCCCAACTTTTCTGTACTGAAGGGCGTAGATTACATGGGTGCCCCCCTGGGGCACAGCGGTAACATGAACTGCATTGCCCTCAGCATGAATTTCCATGTTCAAACCTGTTAATAAATTAATGGCAGAATGGTCTGTATTCCCAAATACACAGTAACATCCTATGTAACCCTGTTCTGATACCCCATGAACTACAATTTCGTAAAGCTCTCCATCTCGGGCACCTCCCCAGGTAAAAATGGGTTCGGAGGAAAAGTCTCTTATGATAGTATAGTCCTCCCCGGTACCCATAATCCTCATGTCAAACCGGTAACTAAAATTGTTGGCCCCTGCTGAATCTGCTGTTAACTGTAATGTATTTGCATTGATTCGCTCCACTCCAAGGCTGACCTTCAGTTCCCCTGTTTGTGCAGTTACAGGCACCAGCGTCCACAGAATCATAACGATTAATACTGATGTTGTAATTTTCTTACTATAATCCTTTTTCATAGTAAATATTTACCTCTTCTCCTGGTCCCTATGACTTCGTTATGCTTTAAGGAGCAGCATGAATAAAGGGAGTGTAAGCTCCATAATAAATCAATGAGCCTTCAGCCACATCAATTCCATGAACCACAATCTCATATTCACCGTATTCCAGATCTCTTATAAAACTAGGGGAAGCCTGATAGGGATTAGATGAGTCCAAAATACTATAATCACCGCCCATTTCCCTAAATTGAAGGGCATAAATTAAATTGGTACCCCCCTGGGGCAAAGCGGTAATATGTACTTTATCCCCCACAGAATGAACCTGCATATTTATGCCCTGAAAAGTATCCCCCGGCAAAGGCACAGTGTTTCCAAAAACCACATAGCATCCGGAATAGGCCAGGCCGGATAACCCATGAACGACGATCTCATAAATAACACCGTCCTGAGCACCTTCCCAGGTAAAATTATTTTCTGTAGAGTAATCTCTTATCATCCTGTAACCACCACCGCTGTCCATTTCTCTTACATCAAAACGATAGAGAGTATTCCCTGCAGACGAGCCTGCGGTCAGCTGCAGCGTGGTGGCATTAACCCTATGGACACCCAGGGTGACATTAAATTCTGTAACAGTAACATCACAGGTAGACCAAATTTCAGAATTAGCTGCACTAACAGCTTTTATTACAGCTGTACCTTTGGATACCGCTGTTACCCGGCCCTGATTGTCTACTGTGGCTGCAGCCGGATTGCTGGAAGTCCATATTACTTCCTGGCTTGCTTCTGCCGGCTCAATATTGGCAATAAGGGTATCTGTTTCCCCCTCAACCAGGGTTAAAGCTGTTTTGTTAAGGCTTACTCCGGTTATCGGCACCAGGGACTCCAGGGCTTTCCTGGCGTTTATTCTCCCCCCGGTAGATACCTTTCCTTCTAAGGAAGAAATGGTGTCTACATTGTCCAATATAGTTTCCCTTATTTCCAGATTAGAAAGGTCAGGGTCTAAGGCTTTAATCAGGCCTGCCAGGCCTGAAACATGGGGAGCAGCCATAGATGTACCACTATAGTAAGCATATGCTTCTGAATATGAAGATATTGTATTGGTCGTAAGTATTTCCACATCATCAATGTATGCTCCCTCAAAATTATTACAACAGTCAGAAAGCAATATAAATGCAAGATAAACCTCAAATTCTCCACATGCATCACTCAAATCTACTTCAAAGGGATGGAATTCACCTCCGGTGGAGCCTGACCATGAGTCTAAGGTGTAAAAAACATGTCTGTCTAATGAATACCCAAATAATACGCCGTCATAATTTTCCTCTGTATTCAGCCAAAGGTTAAAAGTCATCTTTGCATGTAATGAGCTGCTGAGATCTATGGAATCATTTAATAACAACCAGGCAAATTCATCATCTTCATAGTCATCACCGGAATTATCGGCTGCACTGGAGGGGGCACTGGCAAAGCGTACTGTGGAAAGCCCCCAGGGCTTGTTTGCATAATTGCTGGTGTCCCAATTATCCAGGGTGGTCATATCATCAGAAAAAATAGTTATGCCCTGGCTGTAATCCGGCTCCCGTGTCACGGTACTGAAAGTCCTCACTCCCGGAGCTCCTACATGTACCGTATTTGAACCATAATTTGAAAAAGAGGCAAGTCCATCCTGATTGTCTGTGGCTGCAACTGAAATTATGTTAGGGCAATTGTAGCTGGTAGGGTAGTTAAAAATAATATCATTATTACTAACATCATTCCCAGCAGAACAGACTACCACAGCCGTAGACGCGCAAATGGCATCCTTCAATGCCTGAGAGAATTCGCCTCCCCCCCAAGAATTGTTAATAATATGGGCCCCATTGGCATTAGCATACAAAATTGCTTCTACAGCATTCTCAGTAGTTCCTGATCCTGTAGGGCTGAGAAACCTGAGGGGCATGATTTTAGCATTCCACATAACCCCGGTTATTCCCAGCTCATTATTTCCTTCCGCTGCTATAGTGCCAGATACATGGGTGCCATGAGAGTGTTCATCCATGGGATCATTATCGTTGGAATAAAAATCCCACCCAACGATATCATCTACATAACCATTCCCGTCAGTATCGGTCCCGTCAAGGACTTCGTTGGGATTCCTCCAGATATTATTAATCAAATCCGGGTGATTATAATCTACCCCGGTATCAATTACAGCAATAATAACTTCCTCTGATCCGGTTATTATCTCCCAGGCTTCCGGTGCATCAATGTCCGCATCTGCTGTCCCTAAAGTTCCTCTAATTGACTGCCCGGTGTTATGGAGCCCCCAAAGCTGATCAAAGAAGGGATCATTGGGAAATACCTGCTCACCATGGGTATAAAGTAAATAATTTGGCTCAGCATACAAAATGTCTGGATTTTTATTATACTTGTTTACAGCATCTTCAACGGTCATTCCCTTGGGAAGCTCTACCAGTTGGAGCCCTTTCAGCCCTTCAAAGCTTTTTACAGCTTTGGTTCCCATGTTTTCATGCAGGCTTTCCATGGCCGCTAACTTATTGGAAGCCTGGGGTTTAAATCTTACCAAGATTTCCCCTTCGATATAACTCTGCTCTTTACTATCTATATTGTTTAGATTATTACGGTAGAATTCCACACTCTGATCCAGCTTAACAGTAAATTCATTGTTTCCAAAACCGACGGCAGAAACTAACCCTGCCGACAGCACCAAAAATGTTATTAATAAAATTGACAAATAAACTTTAAACATTTTGGAATTTTTTAATATTTTTGAATACATACTCATACCCCCAGAAAATTTTATCTTATACTTTTACCTGCTGTCCCTTAGCTTCTTGAATCATACCCTCACATGTTAAATTTCTTTTTCCTAATACTTCTATTTTTCTTTCAAAATTCCTTGTTATAATATGACATGTTTTGTTGTATAATTAATTTTTTTCCAAAAGTCTAAGGGATAAATAGTATTATTATAGTATAATGTAACAAGGGAGGGCTAACCATGAGCAGACAAATCACTTATATTATGGGCAGCACAATAATATGCATGAACTAATAACCATAATTGTGCCAATTTATAAATGCGAAAAGTATATCAGGAAATGCATTGATTCCATTGTAAATCAAACCTATAAAAACTTAGAAATAATACTGGTGAATGATGGATCTCCAGACAAATGTGGAGAGATATGTGACCACTATTCAAAAATAGATAAGCGCTTCAAGGTCATACATAAAGAGAACGGTGGTATCTCTGACGCCAGAAATACGGGGTTAAATGCTGCCAGGGGCAAATACATAAGCTTCGCTGATTGCGATGATTACCTTCATCCCAAAATGCTTGAGGTTCTATGGCAATTAATAACTACCCATAACGCTGATATTTCCATCTGTGATTATCTAAAGACATATCCAAATGATTCGGTAGAAGTAGTTGAACAAGAAAAAGCCATTAAAGTGTACAGCAATATTGAAGCCCTGCATATTCTATTCACCGAACTGCCGCTGCATGAAGATCTGGCATGGAATGTTCCTTGGAATAAACTTTATCTAAGTAAACTTTTTAATGAGTTTAGATTTCCAAAGGGCAGAGTTTATGAAGATGTTGCCACAATCTATAAATTATTACATAAATCCCGAAAAATAGTTAAAACAAATAAACCTCTTTATTACTATTTACAAAGAGATGACAGTGTTACTAAGAGTCAACAGCATCGTATCTTCAGCCTGGATATCCTGGATGCTTGTTCAGAGAGTGCTGACTATTTTTTGCAGCACGGCCTTATAGATCTGTATGAGATCACTGCTCATGAGTATATGAAGACTATCATTAGAGTGTACCATCAACTAAGGGACTCTGATAACTCTAATAATGAAGCTTTGAAAAGTATAAAAAAAAGATATAATACAGAATTAAAGCGGCTTAAAATACTTAAGAAGCTCCCGCTGCAGAAAAAAATGGATCTATATATTTTTTATATACATCCACAGTTGTTGGTAATATGGGACAATAGGCGAAAAAGAAAATCATTTAAATCTTTCCTTAGATCCATGAAACGCAGGTTGTTAAACCTTTGTTCCCGTTAAAAACCTGACTAAAGCACCCTCCCATTGGGGCAGCTTTTGAAACCCATTTTTAACTGTATTTTCTGTAGATAACCTGGAATTCAAAGGCCTCTCAGCTTTTGCCAAACATTTAGAAGAAGATATGGGATTCACCTTAATGTCTATTCCGGCATTCCCGAAAACTGCCAGAGCAAACTGATACCAGCTGCAGTAACCCTCATTTACTCCATGATAGATACCATACTTATTGGTTTGAATCATATCACAAATCAGAACTGATAAATCTTCTGTATAGGTAGGGGAACCTATTTGATCATTAACAACATTAATCTCATCTCTTGATTGAGCCAACTTAAGGATTTTTTTAACAAAGTTATTGCCATTATGGCCGTAAAGCCAAGAGGTTCTAACGATATAGTATTTTTCTAAGGCCTCTTTTACAATTGCTTCCCCTTGTACTTTTGAGTACCCATAAAAATTAATAGGGCCCGGAGATTTTTCTTCCCTATGGGGACTTTCCCCTTCTCCATCAAAAACATAGTCTGTACTGATATACACCATTTTTGCGTCTACTTGACTGCAGGCCTGGGCAATATTTCTTGTACCTTCTACATTGGTTAAATAACAATGCTCTTTTTCATCTTCCGCCTGGTCTACCTTTGTATAAGCAGCACAATGAATTACAACGTCAGGCCGATTTGTTATTATATAATCTTCAGTCTGCTTCTTATCCGTTATGTTAAGAACATCTCTGCTCACGCCAACAGCTTCTATCCCAAGAACCTTAAGCCTTTTAACAACATCTAAGCCTAATTGGCCGCTGGCACCCGTTACCATAACTTTAATACTATAATTTACATCACTGTTTTTAAGTAATGGAGCCAGTAAATCTTTCCGGGAAAGAATTGGTTCTTTAACGCCCCATTCTATTCCTATCTCAGGATCATTATATTTAATGCCCCGGTCATGCTCAATGGAATAGTATCGGTCCACCTTATACTGCACTTCACAATCATCGGTTAAGGTTAAAAACCCATGACCAAAACCTTTGGGTATAAAAAGCTGCTTTTTATTATGGGCAGACAATTCTATACGTAACCACTGTTTATATGTTTCGGAACCTTTTCTTAAATCCACAACAATATCAGCAATAGAACCCCGGGTGCATCTAATTATCTTGGTTTGTGCCTCAGGATTATTTTGGAAGTGAATGCCTCTGAGGGTATTTTTCTTAGCTGAATAAGAATGATTATCCTGAACAAACTCAATATCCATTCCCTTTTCTATAAATTTATTCTTTGTAAAGGTTTCCGTAAACCATCCTCGGTTATCGCCATATACATCTGTTTCCACGATTAGCAGCCCTTTAAACCGGGTCCCGGTAATTTTCACAAGTTTTTCTACTCCTTTACAATGCCCACAAATTTAATAACGGATTTTTCCTTGGGCCACCTGCTTAAGATGTTCACCATAGGGGGATTTCCCATATCGTTCAGCAGATTTAAGGATTGCCTGCCTATCGATCCACCGGTTAACATAAGCAATCTCTTCCGGTGCCGATATTTTAATGCCCTGCCGTTTTTCAACCATTTGAATAAAATTAGCAGCTTCAACCAGACTGTCCATTGTTCCGGTATCCAACCACGCATAGCCTCTCCCCAGGAGCTGAACATTGAGGGTGCCATCTAAAAGATACATACGATTAAGGTCCGTAATCTCATACTCACCTCTTGCAGAAGGCCTGACCATTTTGGCATATGTAACCACCCGTTTATCATAAAAATATAAACCGGTAATACAATAGTTTGATTTGGGATTCTCCGGCTTCTCTTCTACAGATATGACTTTACCCTTTTGGTCAAATTCAACAATACCGAAACGCTGGGGGTCAAGAACATAATAGCCAAAGATAGTCGCTTCGCCTTTCTCCGCATTCTCCTTAGCTTTCCTGAGCAAAGGCCTGAAGCCATTTCCATAAAAAATATTATCCCCCAAAATCATGGCACATGATTGGCCCTCAATAAACTCTTCCCCTATTATGAAAGCTTGAGCCAATCCATCAGGTGAAGGTTGTTCTTTATATGATAATTGGATGCCAAATTGACTGCCATCCCCCAATAATTTTAGAAAATCCGGCAGGTCAACAGGGGTGCAAATAATTAAAATCTCCTTAATCCCTGCCAACATAAGGGTAGATAATGAATAATATATCATGGGCTTATCATATACCGGCAAAAGCTGTTTGCTGGTAATAAGTGTTATCGGATAAAGGCGTGTTCCACTGCCCCCTGCTAAAATAATACCTTTCATTACAACGATCACTCCCGATAGCTTCTTTAGATGGTAAAGTTTTTATAATAGGTATGCGGGCTTGTCCTAATCTCTGCCAAACAAATCCCTGGTGTACACCTTATCTTCTACATCCTTAATATCATCGGACAGCCTGTTGGCTACGATTACATCTGAACTCTTCTTAAATTCATCAAAATCTTTTATTACCCTTGAATTATAAAAGAATTCTGCATCAAGGGCAGGCTCATAAACTACAACTTCAATCCCCTTG contains:
- the rfbA gene encoding glucose-1-phosphate thymidylyltransferase RfbA; protein product: MKGIILAGGSGTRLYPITLITSKQLLPVYDKPMIYYSLSTLMLAGIKEILIICTPVDLPDFLKLLGDGSQFGIQLSYKEQPSPDGLAQAFIIGEEFIEGQSCAMILGDNIFYGNGFRPLLRKAKENAEKGEATIFGYYVLDPQRFGIVEFDQKGKVISVEEKPENPKSNYCITGLYFYDKRVVTYAKMVRPSARGEYEITDLNRMYLLDGTLNVQLLGRGYAWLDTGTMDSLVEAANFIQMVEKRQGIKISAPEEIAYVNRWIDRQAILKSAERYGKSPYGEHLKQVAQGKIRY
- a CDS encoding glycosyltransferase family 2 protein; translation: MHELITIIVPIYKCEKYIRKCIDSIVNQTYKNLEIILVNDGSPDKCGEICDHYSKIDKRFKVIHKENGGISDARNTGLNAARGKYISFADCDDYLHPKMLEVLWQLITTHNADISICDYLKTYPNDSVEVVEQEKAIKVYSNIEALHILFTELPLHEDLAWNVPWNKLYLSKLFNEFRFPKGRVYEDVATIYKLLHKSRKIVKTNKPLYYYLQRDDSVTKSQQHRIFSLDILDACSESADYFLQHGLIDLYEITAHEYMKTIIRVYHQLRDSDNSNNEALKSIKKRYNTELKRLKILKKLPLQKKMDLYIFYIHPQLLVIWDNRRKRKSFKSFLRSMKRRLLNLCSR
- a CDS encoding S8 family serine peptidase, producing the protein MYSKILKNSKMFKVYLSILLITFLVLSAGLVSAVGFGNNEFTVKLDQSVEFYRNNLNNIDSKEQSYIEGEILVRFKPQASNKLAAMESLHENMGTKAVKSFEGLKGLQLVELPKGMTVEDAVNKYNKNPDILYAEPNYLLYTHGEQVFPNDPFFDQLWGLHNTGQSIRGTLGTADADIDAPEAWEIITGSEEVIIAVIDTGVDYNHPDLINNIWRNPNEVLDGTDTDGNGYVDDIVGWDFYSNDNDPMDEHSHGTHVSGTIAAEGNNELGITGVMWNAKIMPLRFLSPTGSGTTENAVEAILYANANGAHIINNSWGGGEFSQALKDAICASTAVVVCSAGNDVSNNDIIFNYPTSYNCPNIISVAATDNQDGLASFSNYGSNTVHVGAPGVRTFSTVTREPDYSQGITIFSDDMTTLDNWDTSNYANKPWGLSTVRFASAPSSAADNSGDDYEDDEFAWLLLNDSIDLSSSLHAKMTFNLWLNTEENYDGVLFGYSLDRHVFYTLDSWSGSTGGEFHPFEVDLSDACGEFEVYLAFILLSDCCNNFEGAYIDDVEILTTNTISSYSEAYAYYSGTSMAAPHVSGLAGLIKALDPDLSNLEIRETILDNVDTISSLEGKVSTGGRINARKALESLVPITGVSLNKTALTLVEGETDTLIANIEPAEASQEVIWTSSNPAAATVDNQGRVTAVSKGTAVIKAVSAANSEIWSTCDVTVTEFNVTLGVHRVNATTLQLTAGSSAGNTLYRFDVREMDSGGGYRMIRDYSTENNFTWEGAQDGVIYEIVVHGLSGLAYSGCYVVFGNTVPLPGDTFQGINMQVHSVGDKVHITALPQGGTNLIYALQFREMGGDYSILDSSNPYQASPSFIRDLEYGEYEIVVHGIDVAEGSLIYYGAYTPFIHAAP
- a CDS encoding M23 family metallopeptidase — encoded protein: MKKDYSKKITTSVLIVMILWTLVPVTAQTGELKVSLGVERINANTLQLTADSAGANNFSYRFDMRIMGTGEDYTIIRDFSSEPIFTWGGARDGELYEIVVHGVSEQGYIGCYCVFGNTDHSAINLLTGLNMEIHAEGNAVHVTAVPQGGTHVIYALQYRKVGDNNYNELNASNPYQVSPSFIKPLDNGDYEIVVHAIDMAGGLITYYGAYRPFTLPAEESPGTDPHFWESRKSTWIHPLKNGWDMRHDPTIGGRQFGAPRGNSAHAGIDFIADPGTQVIAMTDGTVINIYNFYAGTQAVEVKNTDGTVIRYGEINPQVNIGTAVKQGDLIGCIIPNNLDGLSMLHLEIYLGFDKNNQVVTGPLTQVSNSTEYWYVLMRNYLRRADLIDPTEAKDLTIKYSP
- the rfbD gene encoding dTDP-4-dehydrorhamnose reductase, with the translated sequence MKITGTRFKGLLIVETDVYGDNRGWFTETFTKNKFIEKGMDIEFVQDNHSYSAKKNTLRGIHFQNNPEAQTKIIRCTRGSIADIVVDLRKGSETYKQWLRIELSAHNKKQLFIPKGFGHGFLTLTDDCEVQYKVDRYYSIEHDRGIKYNDPEIGIEWGVKEPILSRKDLLAPLLKNSDVNYSIKVMVTGASGQLGLDVVKRLKVLGIEAVGVSRDVLNITDKKQTEDYIITNRPDVVIHCAAYTKVDQAEDEKEHCYLTNVEGTRNIAQACSQVDAKMVYISTDYVFDGEGESPHREEKSPGPINFYGYSKVQGEAIVKEALEKYYIVRTSWLYGHNGNNFVKKILKLAQSRDEINVVNDQIGSPTYTEDLSVLICDMIQTNKYGIYHGVNEGYCSWYQFALAVFGNAGIDIKVNPISSSKCLAKAERPLNSRLSTENTVKNGFQKLPQWEGALVRFLTGTKV